Proteins co-encoded in one Actinomadura luteofluorescens genomic window:
- a CDS encoding ATP-binding cassette domain-containing protein yields the protein MTARPATAAPGAVAPAAATPAIRAVGLRKRYPGVEAVAGLDLTIPPGESFGFLGPNGAGKTTTIAMLCTLALPTSGRIEIAGHDTRTDAAAARRRIGLIFQESTLDVQLTAAENLRFHADLYNVPPGQVEARIGETLALVGLTACRDHVVHTFSGGMRRRLEIARALLHRPQILFLDEPTIGLDPNARAQVWRHLRHVCETESVTLFLTTHHLEEAEQCDRIAIIDAGRIVAQGSPAELKSVLGADRVELRTGDDAAAAPLIAERLGLDVTRDGRGLRFQVPDGARVLPLLLTELGVPVYEARVTPPSLDDVFLHHTGHRIRDEAAPEPSAAPVRVPSASEPGRGGFRAELRAMGMVWRREMLHFRRDRVGAAISLVQPLIFLFVLGIGLSNLMPGPNGDAYQLFLFSGALVTAAQGPALATGTSIMWDRQGGFLREMLAGPVSRASLLIGKCLGGTTVASCQAAVLLATAAPVGVPLDGVLIALLLGELVLVSLGMTVLSVLLSTVLRRPQTFGTVLTVIMAPMVFLSGAFFPLSAMPVWMKSLALANPLTYAVDVLRRTIAAYLPGAPHHLFRPLALGSWNPPLPLECALMAALTIAALLCAARRFTRLP from the coding sequence GTGACGGCCCGTCCCGCCACCGCCGCACCCGGCGCCGTCGCGCCCGCCGCGGCGACGCCCGCGATCAGGGCGGTCGGGCTGCGCAAGCGGTACCCCGGCGTCGAGGCGGTGGCCGGGCTCGACCTGACGATCCCGCCCGGTGAGAGCTTCGGATTCCTCGGGCCGAACGGGGCGGGCAAGACGACCACGATCGCGATGCTGTGCACGCTGGCGCTGCCCACGTCCGGCCGGATCGAGATCGCCGGCCACGACACGCGCACCGACGCCGCCGCGGCGCGCCGCCGCATCGGGCTGATCTTCCAGGAGTCCACCCTGGACGTCCAGCTGACCGCGGCCGAGAACCTGAGGTTCCACGCCGACCTGTACAACGTCCCGCCCGGCCAGGTGGAGGCGCGCATCGGGGAGACGCTCGCGCTGGTGGGGCTGACCGCCTGCCGCGACCACGTCGTGCACACCTTCTCCGGCGGCATGCGCCGCCGCCTGGAGATCGCCCGCGCGCTGCTGCACCGCCCGCAGATCCTCTTCCTGGACGAGCCGACGATCGGGCTGGACCCGAACGCCCGCGCCCAGGTCTGGCGCCACCTGCGGCACGTGTGCGAGACCGAGTCCGTCACCCTCTTCCTCACCACCCACCACCTCGAAGAGGCCGAGCAGTGCGACCGCATCGCGATCATCGACGCGGGCCGGATCGTCGCGCAGGGCAGCCCCGCCGAGCTGAAGTCGGTGCTCGGCGCCGACCGGGTGGAGCTGCGCACCGGCGACGACGCGGCCGCGGCGCCGCTGATCGCCGAGCGCCTCGGCCTGGACGTGACCCGCGACGGCCGCGGGCTGCGCTTCCAGGTCCCCGACGGGGCGCGGGTGCTGCCGCTCCTGCTCACCGAGCTCGGCGTCCCCGTGTACGAGGCACGGGTCACCCCGCCCAGCCTGGACGACGTCTTCCTGCACCACACCGGGCACCGGATCCGCGACGAGGCCGCACCGGAACCGTCCGCCGCCCCGGTGCGGGTGCCGTCGGCGTCCGAGCCGGGCCGCGGCGGGTTCCGGGCCGAGCTGCGCGCCATGGGGATGGTGTGGCGGCGCGAGATGCTCCACTTCCGGCGCGACCGCGTCGGGGCCGCCATCTCCCTGGTGCAGCCGCTGATCTTCCTGTTCGTCCTCGGCATCGGCCTGTCGAACCTGATGCCCGGCCCGAACGGCGACGCCTACCAGCTCTTCCTCTTCTCGGGCGCGCTGGTGACGGCCGCGCAGGGGCCCGCGCTCGCCACCGGCACCTCCATCATGTGGGACCGGCAGGGCGGCTTCCTGCGCGAGATGCTCGCCGGGCCCGTCAGCCGCGCGTCTCTGCTGATCGGCAAGTGCCTGGGCGGTACCACGGTGGCCAGCTGCCAGGCCGCCGTCCTCCTCGCCACCGCCGCCCCGGTCGGCGTCCCGCTCGACGGCGTCCTGATCGCCCTCCTGCTGGGCGAACTGGTGCTGGTCTCGCTGGGCATGACCGTCCTGAGCGTCCTGCTGTCCACCGTCCTGCGCCGGCCGCAGACCTTCGGCACCGTACTGACCGTGATCATGGCGCCGATGGTGTTCCTGTCCGGCGCGTTCTTCCCGCTGAGCGCGATGCCCGTCTGGATGAAGAGCCTGGCGCTGGCGAACCCGCTCACCTACGCCGTCGACGTGCTGCGCCGCACCATCGCGGCCTACCTGCCGGGCGCCCCGCACCACCTGTTCCGACCGCTGGCCCTGGGCTCCTGGAACCCGCCGCTCCCCCTCGAATGCGCCCTGATGGCCGCCCTGACGATCGCGGCCCTGCTCTGCGCCGCCCGCCGCTTCACCCGCCTCCCCTGA
- a CDS encoding Nif11-like leader peptide family natural product precursor — protein sequence MTASGPESAAPAAAEPTAFYHYEYAMEDLPGFAAVLAELPALKIKPSTVDLAEFDEEFRADDLRSTSLAPDGAEYQRWRAALDTSRRRDFHLVNLDSHTGHEDYEAYYAAKIRLVGALEKVFGGDVRLSGNLWYPPSSYRLWHTNEDQPGWRMYLIDFDGEFPDAEHTSFFRYQHPETGELVTLRERPRLARFFKVEQDPDRLFWHCIVNPTPRHRWSFGCHVPDTWLDAIAGRS from the coding sequence GTGACGGCGTCCGGCCCGGAGTCCGCGGCGCCCGCCGCGGCCGAACCGACCGCGTTCTACCACTACGAGTACGCCATGGAAGACCTGCCCGGGTTCGCCGCCGTCCTCGCCGAACTGCCGGCGCTGAAGATCAAACCGTCCACGGTCGACCTCGCCGAGTTCGACGAGGAGTTCCGCGCGGACGACCTGCGCTCCACGTCGCTGGCCCCGGACGGCGCCGAGTACCAGCGGTGGCGCGCGGCGCTGGACACCTCGCGACGGCGCGACTTCCACCTCGTCAACCTGGACTCCCACACCGGCCACGAAGACTACGAGGCCTACTACGCGGCCAAGATCCGGCTGGTCGGCGCGCTGGAGAAGGTCTTCGGCGGCGACGTCCGGCTGTCGGGCAACCTGTGGTACCCGCCGTCCAGCTACCGGCTGTGGCACACCAACGAGGACCAGCCGGGCTGGCGCATGTACCTGATCGACTTCGACGGGGAGTTCCCCGACGCCGAGCACACCTCGTTCTTCCGGTACCAGCACCCGGAGACCGGCGAACTGGTCACCCTGCGGGAACGTCCCCGGCTGGCGCGGTTCTTCAAGGTGGAGCAGGACCCGGACCGGCTGTTCTGGCACTGCATCGTCAACCCGACGCCGCGGCACCGGTGGAGCTTCGGCTGCCACGTGCCCGACACCTGGCTCGACGCCATCGCGGGCCGGTCGTGA
- a CDS encoding type 2 lanthipeptide synthetase LanM family protein yields MKPTFPVDLAARAANLSERIQIVSALGPPSGADPLEAFDAWRIDRLAGRLAAKFGAETSPRPERHTEESLREILRAYRAHELGLTDPEGRLGRMLTDLHRGWLPVYRETLDGFDPGGEAFAAADWRADDVYHGRLATACEPFLVELGRRLTREIDGGGAAVRVDPRLVADFQAYLLDRFELALAWAVETDAKVHCRLHGIDPASATRDDYLAYLDKTFADAAAYHRFYLEFPLLGRWLAQTTGQLAEHGAQMIGRIRDGAAELSGALFGRPLVAVRTARLGRSDHHAGGRSVAIVEVELADGARESVVYKPRGLEGEAGFQGLLARLRDDGVLGFAGRAVLPKDGYGFEALIPPGRNRVATREDAERVYAELGGYLAIFYVLGGGDLHFENVLVADGHAYICDCETVLGALPKGWPRPSGTLMDSVFRTGLIEWPRSGAAPEGEMRISGYTGGGGYEMPMPVPQVDRLQSFASSVSYREGVRVDPGASNRIFIGEELTHAEEFVDAIGSGFDRVYEWFRKRPDEAIACVRDLFSGSGVRFVNWSTQVYSQLLAAALHPRCLLEPLEADLLIETVRTFPRKWDQDAALPDWEVASMWRRDVPLFSVEASGTGLVHDHASAVGADLETSPLDHAASRIRGLSARNRAQQRQYIAAGLSGGDVTSADFAETCVERAAALGEQLCAMLREPDAPAPWTSFVITPDGRDEVDIEGDLYNGSGGIALFLAYLDALDPRPEFRAAARRALDHAVATWERQRIGAFTGLGGMVYVLTHLYRLWGERALLDHALELSDELAGRVDGDRHLDVFHGAAGLIPVMIGLAGVADGRGLEQAHRCAAHLLRRAEAEGDALSWPGSDLGAAGANLTGLSHGAGGVGWALITLGRLTDRADYVSAGRRAFAYESLHFDQSAQDWYDLREFPGGMLWEGRHYANAWCNGAAGIGLSRIQSWAALGKDDDAVLTEARSALTATMRNFPRLMNDSLCHGRSGNAELFLRFALLADEPAFRLEANVQVQAQWRNLEDAPPASATGFFPGLMLGMSGFGMHFLRLAHPERVPSALLLDPPPASI; encoded by the coding sequence GTGAAGCCGACCTTCCCCGTGGACCTCGCGGCCCGGGCCGCGAACCTGTCCGAGCGGATCCAGATCGTGTCCGCCCTCGGTCCGCCGTCCGGCGCGGACCCGCTGGAGGCCTTCGACGCCTGGAGGATCGACCGGCTGGCCGGCAGGCTGGCCGCCAAGTTCGGCGCGGAGACCAGCCCGCGGCCGGAGCGCCACACGGAGGAGTCGCTGCGCGAGATCCTGCGGGCCTATCGCGCGCACGAGCTCGGCCTCACCGACCCCGAAGGCCGGCTGGGCCGGATGCTGACCGACCTCCACCGGGGCTGGCTGCCGGTCTACCGGGAGACGCTGGACGGGTTCGACCCCGGCGGCGAGGCGTTCGCCGCGGCGGACTGGCGCGCGGACGACGTCTACCACGGCCGGCTCGCCACCGCCTGCGAGCCCTTCCTGGTAGAGCTCGGCCGCCGGCTGACCAGGGAGATCGACGGCGGCGGGGCCGCGGTGCGGGTCGACCCCCGGCTGGTGGCCGACTTCCAGGCCTACCTGCTCGACCGGTTCGAGCTGGCGCTGGCCTGGGCGGTGGAGACCGACGCGAAGGTGCACTGCCGGCTGCACGGCATCGACCCGGCGAGCGCCACCCGCGACGACTACCTCGCCTACCTCGACAAGACGTTCGCCGACGCCGCCGCCTACCACCGCTTCTACCTGGAGTTCCCCCTGCTGGGCCGCTGGCTCGCCCAGACGACCGGGCAGCTCGCCGAGCACGGCGCCCAGATGATCGGCAGGATCCGCGACGGCGCCGCCGAACTGTCCGGGGCGCTCTTCGGGCGGCCCCTCGTGGCCGTGCGCACCGCGCGGCTCGGCCGTTCCGACCACCACGCCGGGGGCCGCAGCGTCGCGATCGTCGAGGTCGAGCTCGCGGACGGCGCACGGGAGTCCGTCGTCTACAAGCCCCGCGGCCTCGAGGGCGAGGCCGGGTTCCAGGGGCTGCTGGCGCGGCTGCGCGACGACGGCGTCCTCGGCTTCGCCGGACGGGCCGTGCTGCCGAAGGACGGCTACGGCTTCGAGGCGCTGATCCCGCCGGGGCGCAACCGGGTCGCCACCCGCGAGGACGCCGAGCGCGTCTACGCCGAACTCGGCGGGTACCTGGCGATCTTCTACGTGCTGGGCGGCGGCGACCTGCACTTCGAGAACGTCCTCGTCGCGGACGGCCACGCCTACATCTGCGACTGCGAGACCGTGCTCGGGGCCCTGCCCAAGGGCTGGCCGCGCCCGTCGGGGACGCTGATGGACTCGGTCTTCAGGACCGGCCTGATCGAGTGGCCGAGGAGCGGCGCGGCGCCCGAGGGCGAGATGCGGATCAGCGGGTACACCGGCGGCGGCGGTTACGAGATGCCGATGCCGGTGCCGCAGGTCGACCGCCTGCAGTCCTTCGCGTCGTCCGTCAGCTACCGCGAAGGGGTGCGCGTCGACCCGGGGGCCTCCAACCGGATCTTCATCGGCGAGGAGCTCACGCACGCCGAGGAGTTCGTCGACGCGATCGGGTCCGGTTTCGACCGGGTCTACGAGTGGTTCCGGAAGCGGCCCGACGAGGCGATCGCCTGCGTCCGCGACCTGTTCTCCGGCTCGGGCGTGCGCTTCGTCAACTGGAGCACCCAGGTCTACTCGCAGCTGCTCGCGGCCGCCCTGCACCCCCGGTGCCTGCTGGAGCCGCTGGAGGCCGACCTGCTGATCGAGACGGTGCGCACCTTCCCCCGCAAGTGGGACCAGGACGCGGCCCTGCCCGACTGGGAGGTCGCGTCGATGTGGCGCCGGGACGTCCCGCTGTTCAGCGTCGAGGCAAGCGGCACCGGCCTCGTCCACGACCACGCGTCCGCGGTCGGGGCGGATCTGGAGACGAGCCCGCTCGACCACGCCGCGTCCCGGATCAGGGGCCTGTCCGCGCGGAACCGCGCCCAGCAGCGCCAGTACATCGCCGCCGGGCTGTCCGGCGGCGACGTCACGAGCGCCGACTTCGCCGAGACGTGCGTCGAGCGGGCGGCCGCGCTCGGGGAGCAGCTCTGCGCGATGCTCCGCGAACCGGACGCGCCCGCCCCCTGGACGTCCTTCGTGATCACCCCCGACGGGCGGGACGAGGTCGACATCGAGGGCGACCTCTACAACGGTTCGGGTGGCATCGCCCTGTTCCTGGCCTACCTCGACGCCCTCGACCCGCGTCCCGAGTTCCGCGCGGCGGCGCGGCGGGCGCTGGACCACGCCGTCGCCACCTGGGAGCGGCAGCGCATCGGGGCCTTCACCGGGCTCGGCGGCATGGTCTACGTACTCACACACCTGTACCGCCTGTGGGGCGAGCGCGCCCTGCTCGACCACGCCCTGGAGCTGAGCGACGAGCTGGCCGGACGCGTCGACGGCGACCGCCACCTGGACGTCTTCCACGGCGCGGCCGGCCTCATCCCGGTGATGATCGGCCTGGCCGGCGTCGCGGACGGGCGGGGCCTGGAGCAGGCGCACCGCTGCGCCGCGCATCTGCTGCGCCGCGCGGAGGCCGAGGGCGACGCCCTGTCCTGGCCCGGCTCCGACCTCGGCGCCGCCGGGGCGAACCTGACCGGGCTGTCCCACGGCGCCGGCGGCGTCGGATGGGCGCTGATCACGCTGGGCCGTCTCACCGACCGGGCCGACTACGTCTCGGCGGGGCGGCGGGCCTTCGCCTACGAGTCCCTCCACTTCGACCAGAGCGCGCAGGACTGGTACGACCTGCGCGAGTTCCCCGGCGGGATGCTCTGGGAGGGACGCCACTACGCCAACGCCTGGTGCAACGGCGCGGCGGGCATCGGGCTGAGCCGCATCCAGAGCTGGGCGGCGCTCGGCAAGGACGACGACGCGGTGCTGACCGAGGCGAGGAGCGCGCTCACGGCGACGATGCGCAACTTCCCGCGCCTGATGAACGACTCCCTGTGCCACGGCCGGTCCGGCAACGCCGAGCTGTTCCTGCGGTTCGCGCTGCTGGCGGACGAGCCCGCGTTCCGTCTGGAGGCCAACGTCCAGGTGCAGGCGCAGTGGCGCAACCTGGAGGACGCCCCGCCCGCGTCCGCCACGGGGTTCTTCCCTGGGCTGATGCTCGGCATGTCCGGGTTCGGCATGCACTTCCTGCGGCTGGCCCATCCGGAGCGGGTCCCCTCGGCGCTCCTCCTGGACCCTCCGCCCGCGTCGATCTGA
- a CDS encoding cinnamycin family lantibiotic has translation MSPSTILRHAAADADIRTELLAGAGRFGVAAAAVPAAVAQPDTASLGYWTEGVAAVDAYACASTCSSGPFTFACDGSTK, from the coding sequence ATGTCACCCAGCACCATTCTGCGGCACGCCGCCGCTGACGCCGACATCCGCACGGAGCTGCTCGCCGGAGCGGGACGGTTCGGCGTCGCCGCCGCCGCCGTCCCCGCCGCCGTCGCGCAGCCGGACACCGCCTCGCTGGGCTACTGGACCGAGGGCGTCGCCGCCGTCGACGCCTACGCGTGCGCGTCCACGTGCAGCTCGGGGCCGTTCACCTTCGCGTGCGACGGAAGCACCAAGTAA
- a CDS encoding DurN family substrate-assisted peptide maturase, whose product MRSGPKPPSDLTKHKGIETVRQIQFLMVLCSVLPPDGKAREMLRLALDVRNEEFPDGVEPIRDLHPQATKTWLEFFWTRVGISPEERELIDWQNDKPSMDIAVEELQEAERRLGIGLTPRTVE is encoded by the coding sequence GTGAGGTCTGGCCCGAAGCCGCCCAGCGACCTGACGAAGCACAAGGGCATCGAGACCGTCCGCCAGATCCAGTTCCTGATGGTCCTGTGCTCGGTGCTGCCGCCGGACGGGAAGGCGCGCGAGATGCTCAGGCTCGCGCTCGACGTCCGGAACGAGGAGTTCCCGGACGGGGTCGAGCCGATTCGCGACCTCCACCCGCAGGCCACCAAGACCTGGCTCGAGTTCTTCTGGACTCGGGTCGGCATTTCCCCCGAGGAAAGGGAGTTGATCGACTGGCAGAACGACAAGCCGAGCATGGACATCGCCGTCGAGGAGCTTCAGGAGGCCGAGCGCCGGCTCGGCATCGGACTGACGCCTCGAACGGTCGAGTGA
- a CDS encoding DUF2231 domain-containing protein — MPETLWGLPVHPLIVHLVVFLVPLTVLAALVVAVWPRARRLLAPWVLGVATIALITIPLATESGEHLEEQVSRSSLVEEHAELGDTLLPLMAALWVVLAIIVAVDFYVRRKTDGPPSWTRVVMPVAMVLTVGASAVTGVQVVRIGHSGAKAVWSDVGTGQRG, encoded by the coding sequence ATGCCGGAGACCCTCTGGGGCCTGCCCGTCCACCCGCTCATCGTCCATCTTGTGGTCTTTCTGGTACCGCTGACCGTGTTGGCCGCCCTGGTGGTGGCTGTTTGGCCCAGGGCGCGTCGGCTGCTGGCCCCATGGGTTCTCGGCGTGGCCACCATCGCCCTCATAACGATTCCTCTGGCCACCGAAAGCGGCGAACATCTGGAAGAACAAGTGAGCCGGTCTTCCCTGGTGGAGGAGCACGCGGAACTGGGAGACACCCTGCTTCCCCTGATGGCCGCGCTCTGGGTGGTCCTCGCAATCATCGTCGCCGTCGACTTCTACGTCCGGCGGAAGACGGATGGGCCGCCGAGTTGGACCAGAGTGGTGATGCCGGTGGCCATGGTCCTCACGGTGGGCGCGTCGGCCGTCACCGGCGTCCAGGTGGTCCGGATCGGGCACAGCGGCGCCAAGGCGGTCTGGAGCGATGTGGGCACCGGTCAGCGCGGCTGA
- a CDS encoding glycerophosphodiester phosphodiesterase family protein, protein MSVRLVLTGLALASTVAAPVSARAATAGGPGVPPQKTHFDLQAHRGGIGMTTEESLEGFGKAMRLGVSTLELDTHVTRDAKVVVNHDRQISAQKCRDTAPATPGDPMYPYVGKYIKDLTLAQIKTMDCGYQQLPGFPEQEVVRGFRMVELRDVLDLVKRYRAKQVKLNIETKVEAGAPEQTAPREVFVRRVFEEIRASGIERQVTVQSFDWGALERMHRLAPGRPLVALTNYDFLQVGRPGASPWLGGLDVDDYGGDFVRAAAAVPGVTALSPNYGFPQSGKVGDPGFRFYPDRSMVSRAHARGLKVVPWTCDDPATVEALMDMGVDGVITNYPDRVRQIMADRGMRLPKAYQPR, encoded by the coding sequence ATGTCCGTGCGCCTTGTCCTGACGGGTCTGGCTCTCGCGTCCACGGTCGCCGCGCCGGTGTCCGCCCGCGCGGCGACCGCCGGCGGTCCCGGCGTCCCGCCCCAGAAGACCCACTTCGATCTCCAGGCCCACCGCGGCGGCATCGGCATGACGACCGAGGAGTCGCTGGAAGGCTTCGGCAAGGCGATGCGCCTGGGCGTCAGCACCCTGGAGCTGGACACGCACGTCACCAGGGACGCGAAGGTCGTCGTCAACCACGACCGGCAGATCAGCGCCCAGAAATGCCGCGACACCGCGCCGGCCACGCCCGGCGACCCGATGTACCCCTACGTCGGCAAGTACATCAAGGACCTGACCCTGGCCCAGATCAAGACCATGGACTGCGGGTACCAGCAGCTGCCCGGCTTCCCCGAGCAGGAGGTCGTCCGCGGTTTCCGGATGGTCGAGCTCAGGGACGTGCTGGACCTGGTCAAGCGCTACCGCGCCAAGCAGGTCAAGCTCAACATCGAGACCAAGGTCGAGGCGGGCGCGCCGGAGCAGACCGCGCCGCGCGAGGTGTTCGTCCGCCGGGTCTTCGAGGAGATCCGCGCGTCGGGGATCGAACGGCAGGTCACCGTCCAGTCCTTCGACTGGGGCGCGCTGGAGCGGATGCACCGGCTCGCGCCGGGGCGGCCGCTGGTCGCGCTGACGAACTACGACTTCCTCCAGGTCGGCCGGCCCGGCGCCTCCCCCTGGCTGGGCGGCCTCGACGTCGACGACTACGGAGGCGACTTCGTGAGGGCGGCCGCCGCCGTCCCGGGCGTCACCGCCCTGTCGCCCAACTACGGCTTTCCGCAGAGCGGCAAGGTCGGCGACCCCGGCTTCCGCTTCTACCCGGACCGGTCGATGGTGTCGCGGGCGCACGCCCGGGGCCTGAAGGTCGTCCCCTGGACGTGCGACGACCCCGCCACCGTCGAGGCCCTCATGGACATGGGCGTCGACGGCGTCATCACCAATTACCCCGACCGCGTCCGCCAGATCATGGCCGACCGCGGCATGCGGCTGCCCAAGGCGTATCAGCCGCGCTGA
- a CDS encoding VOC family protein, giving the protein MTHDIHGLHHTGIVVRDLDRLERTYISLGFTLSPRSRHLLNERPGEPPVPGCTANRCALFGGAYIELLGIVDESAPDPWHTKAMVDRHEGFRLLNLDTDDAEAADRRLTGAGLRTSGVLDLERDVDTEDGTRTMRARAVHLDPRSTPEGYVGIAQHLTREYVHQPRYLRHPNGARALEAVLIVVGDADFDAVVSRYAGIVQTSPDRRGHLTVVELKEGRLEFVRASDAERALPGEPVPAASYPAAMTIAVDDVAAARTLVENGGTPTRTVDGGFLVSARDAGGAGLTFTAR; this is encoded by the coding sequence ATGACCCACGACATCCATGGTCTCCACCACACCGGCATCGTCGTCCGCGATCTCGACAGGCTGGAGCGCACCTACATCTCGCTCGGCTTCACGCTGAGCCCCCGTTCCCGCCACCTGCTGAACGAGCGGCCCGGGGAGCCGCCCGTGCCCGGCTGCACGGCCAACCGGTGCGCCCTGTTCGGCGGGGCCTACATCGAACTGCTGGGCATCGTGGACGAGTCCGCGCCCGACCCCTGGCACACCAAGGCGATGGTCGACCGGCACGAGGGTTTCCGGCTGCTGAACCTCGACACCGATGACGCGGAGGCCGCGGACCGGCGGCTGACCGGTGCCGGCCTGCGCACCTCCGGCGTCCTGGACCTGGAACGCGACGTCGACACCGAGGACGGGACCCGCACCATGCGCGCCCGCGCCGTGCACCTCGACCCGCGCTCGACGCCCGAGGGATACGTCGGAATCGCCCAGCACCTCACCCGCGAGTACGTGCACCAACCGCGCTACCTGCGCCACCCGAACGGCGCGCGGGCCCTGGAGGCGGTGCTGATCGTGGTCGGCGACGCCGACTTCGACGCGGTCGTGTCACGGTACGCCGGCATTGTGCAGACCTCGCCGGATCGGCGGGGCCACCTCACGGTGGTGGAGCTGAAGGAGGGCCGCCTCGAATTCGTCCGCGCCTCGGACGCGGAGCGGGCACTGCCAGGCGAGCCCGTCCCGGCCGCGTCCTACCCGGCCGCCATGACCATCGCGGTCGACGACGTCGCCGCCGCGCGCACGCTCGTCGAGAACGGCGGGACCCCCACCCGCACGGTCGACGGCGGGTTCCTCGTCTCCGCCCGCGACGCCGGCGGCGCCGGCCTGACCTTCACCGCCCGGTGA
- a CDS encoding AsnC family transcriptional regulator encodes MDSATLGGTSLGELDLQLLHALHLDGRAPFSRIAEVLGVSDRTAARRFARLRAAGAARVTAVLDSRGSGHAEWLVRLRVPPPAAADLARELARRPDTAWVTVLSSGTEIVFIVRAPAGRAAPLAGLARHPRILGVEAHRLLRHLMEHRWPGRTSALTGEQVAALRPAPGGVAAPIALNDLDRRLLPVLAADGRAAYPRLAGRVGWSESAVRRRLEELRRSGALRFDVEVDPVLLGFPAQCLIWLAVAPSRLASTARALAADPQAAFVGAVTGPHNLLVIAVCRDEDALYAYLSDRLGSLDGVERVETAPITSYAKRVAPPT; translated from the coding sequence GTGGATTCGGCCACGCTCGGCGGCACCTCGCTCGGGGAGCTCGACCTGCAGCTGCTGCATGCGCTCCATCTCGACGGGCGCGCCCCGTTCAGCAGGATCGCCGAGGTCCTCGGCGTCTCCGACCGCACGGCCGCCCGCCGCTTCGCGCGTTTGCGCGCCGCCGGCGCCGCCCGGGTCACGGCCGTCCTCGACAGCCGCGGCTCCGGCCACGCCGAGTGGCTCGTCCGGCTCCGCGTGCCACCCCCCGCCGCCGCCGATCTGGCCCGGGAGCTGGCGCGGCGCCCCGACACCGCCTGGGTGACCGTGCTGTCGAGCGGCACCGAGATCGTCTTCATCGTCCGCGCTCCCGCCGGGCGCGCCGCCCCGCTGGCGGGGCTGGCCCGCCACCCGCGCATCCTCGGCGTGGAGGCGCACCGGCTGCTGCGCCACCTGATGGAGCACCGCTGGCCCGGCCGGACGTCGGCGCTCACCGGCGAGCAGGTCGCCGCGCTCCGGCCGGCGCCCGGCGGCGTCGCGGCCCCGATCGCCCTGAACGATCTCGACCGCCGGCTGCTCCCCGTCCTGGCCGCCGACGGCCGGGCCGCCTATCCGAGGCTGGCCGGCCGCGTCGGCTGGTCGGAGTCGGCGGTCCGGCGGCGCCTGGAGGAACTGCGCCGCTCCGGCGCGCTCCGCTTCGACGTCGAGGTCGATCCCGTACTGCTGGGCTTCCCGGCCCAGTGCCTGATCTGGCTGGCCGTCGCTCCGTCCCGGCTCGCCTCCACCGCCCGGGCCCTGGCCGCCGACCCCCAGGCGGCCTTCGTCGGGGCCGTCACCGGGCCGCACAATCTCCTGGTGATCGCCGTCTGCCGGGACGAGGACGCCCTCTACGCCTACCTCAGCGACCGGCTCGGATCGCTGGACGGCGTCGAGCGCGTGGAGACCGCCCCGATCACCTCGTACGCCAAGCGCGTCGCCCCGCCCACCTGA
- a CDS encoding peptidase inhibitor family I36 protein: MASIRMTPAVLVLAAGAALVQAPSAASASAPAAPAAPVTLRSWTDCPQGRMCIWRLPNARGSRGSYAKVARDLSELGGGLNDHAMSFWNRTGKTWCMYSEARFKGDSRKYPREPLVGAKGNTGQFGYTVSSLRPAFLGRC, translated from the coding sequence ATGGCGTCGATCCGAATGACCCCAGCCGTCCTGGTCCTGGCCGCGGGGGCCGCGCTCGTCCAGGCCCCGTCCGCCGCCTCGGCGAGCGCCCCGGCCGCCCCGGCCGCCCCGGTGACCCTTCGCTCCTGGACCGACTGCCCGCAAGGCCGGATGTGCATCTGGCGCCTCCCCAACGCCCGCGGCTCGCGCGGCTCCTATGCCAAGGTCGCGCGCGACCTCAGCGAACTCGGCGGCGGCCTCAACGACCACGCCATGTCCTTCTGGAACCGCACCGGCAAGACCTGGTGCATGTACTCCGAGGCCCGCTTCAAGGGCGACAGCCGCAAGTACCCCCGCGAGCCGCTCGTGGGCGCCAAGGGCAACACGGGCCAGTTCGGCTACACGGTCAGCTCGCTGCGCCCCGCCTTCCTCGGCCGCTGCTGA